A window of Microbacterium sp. Root61 genomic DNA:
GACATCGCGTTCCAGATGGCGAGCCCCGCCGACGTGAAGCGGGTCTCGGATCCCACTATCGCGTGGAACTCGATCGCGCGCGGTGCCGAGACGATCCGCAGCAACGGGACCGTGCGGCCGCTCGCGCCGCTCGAGCCGATCAAGGTCGGCGTCGGACTCAGTTTCGGAGCGTTCCAGGTCACCAAGACGATCACGAGCAACCCCGGCGGCCTCCCGCTCGACGGCCTCGAGTACGGCTTCGCGTACTCCTGCAGCATGGACGTCAACGGCACCATCGAGGTCGTCCGCGACGGGACCGGCGCAGTCGCGGTCGGCACGCCGACGACCGTGTCCGGCATCCCCTCCAACGCCGTCTGCGACGTGTGGGAGACGGATGCGCACGGGGCTGTGGCATCCCACCCGGAAGCCGATCCGATCACGCTCGACCCGATCGTCGCGCACTTCGGCACCGGCGAGCCCGACCCCGCGTCGGTGCGGACCGCCGCGCTGACGAACGACTTCCCGCTGGCCTCCGTGCCCGTGACCAAGGTCGTCGACGGCGGCGCGGCCGACTTCGCCGACGGCCCGTACACGGTCGAGCTGTCCTGCACGTTCGAGGGCACGCCGGTCACCGGGTCGCCGTTCACGGTGACGCTGACCGAACCCGGCACGAAGAACGTCCAGGTTCCGGTCGGCAGCACGTGCTCCGCCCGGGAGACCGCCCAGGGCAGCGCGACCCATGTGGTCGTCAGCCCGGCGCAGCTTCAGGTCGGCGCCGCGAGTACCGGATTCACCGTGACCAACACGTTCGTCGCGGGATCGCTCGTCATCGGCAAGGAACTCGTCGGAACCGGTGCGAACCTGGCCACCGGAACAGAGTTCGACTTCTCGGTGAGCTGCTCGTTCGACGGCCGTGACGATGTCTACACCGGTTCGGTGACGCTCACCGCCGACGGCACGTCGACGCTGCGGTCGGACCCGATCACCCCGTTGCCGATCGGCGCGGAGTGCCTCGTGACCGAGACGGACAACGGTGGGGCCGACGCCACGCCCGCACCCGTGCAGGTCGTGATCACCGAGAACGCCGACGCGAACACGGTCGTCGCCGGCTTCACGAACGCGTTCTCGGCCGGTTCTCTGGAGGTCGCCAAGGTCCTCGACGGCCCCGCGGCGGGCGAGGACTACGCGACCGACGCCGAGTACGAGCTGCTCGTGACGTGCCAGCGCCCGGACGCGGATGATGAGCTGACCACCGTCTTCGGTGGAACCGTTGTGGTCCGCGCCGGTGACACGATTCCGGTGCTGCACCCGGTCTCCGGCGAGCCGGTGCTGCTGCCGGTCGGCACGCACTGCTTCGCAGAGGAGACCGGCACCGGCCTCGCGACCTCCTGGGAGATCGATCACGACAGCTACGACACCGCGACGATCGTGACGGCGGGTGACCCGGACGAGATCCAGGCCCTCACCATCACGGCGACGAACACCTTCGAGTACGGCGAGGTCGTCGTCGACAAGAGGATCGGCACGAACCCGGATTCTCTCGCGCTGGATGCGACCGAATTCCCGGTGGCGTACCGCTGCGAGATCCCGAACGACGAGACCGGATGGCTCGTCGAGGGCACCGGCGTCATCTCGGTCAACGGGGCGCTCCGCCTCGAGCAGCTCGCGCACACCGCGCGCTGCCTCGTGTGGGAGACCGAGACCGGCGGAGCCCGCTCGAGCCACACGGCCGACAATCCGCTCGAGCTGGTGGTCGACACGACCGACGCGGAGATCGCGCAGGGGGAGATCGTCAACGACTTCGCCGCGGGTGTCCGCCCGGACCTCCCGGCCACAGGCGGATCGCTGCCGTGGCTGGTGCTGGGTGCCGCAGGCGTGCTGTTGCTCGCCGGTGCGCTGGTGCTCTACCTCGGTCGCCGGACACGTCGCAGCTAGTTGCGGAATGCGGGGTGAGCGTCGGATCTCCGACGCTCACCCCGACCGGTCGCCTCGGCGGGTGGGCTAGCCTGGGGATGCCGAGCAGGGGGCCGCATTCGCGGGGGCCGATGCCACCCTGCGGCGCTGTGACCGGGGGGTTTCGTCGTGAGTGATACCACCGCGCCGCCTGGAGCGTCGGCGCGAGGCACGACGTCACCGCGGGTGATGGCGCACCTGATCCCGCGTCCGCGCCTCGAACAGGTGCTCGACCGGGGCGCGCCCGTGACCGTGCTGCGCGGGGCGAGCGGCAGCGGCAAGACCTCGCTGCTGACCCAGTGGGCCGCACGTCAGCCGGCGCCGGTGTGGATCCGCGTGGTCGGCTCCACGGCATCCCGGCCGGCGTTCTGGCGAGCGGTGTTCCTGCGCCTGGCCGAGGAGCCGTACCTTGAGCCCGCGGCGATCGAGGCGCTGGAGACCGTGCGAGCGGCGCTGGAGGAGTCCGGCGATGTGCGGTCGCTGCTGAGGGATGCCGTCGAACGCCTCACCCTGCCGCTCATCCTGATCGTCGATGACGGTGAGCGGATCGCGGATGCCGCCGTCTTCGACGACCTCGCGGCGATGGCCGCGGCATCCGCTCATCTGCGCATCGTGGTCGCTTCGCGCGTGCGGACCCGACTCGAATCGGCCCCCGTCCGCGTGCGGGTGGACGTCGCGGTCATCACGCCGGCGGTGCTGCGCTTCACAGAGTCCGAGACCGAGGCGGCGACCGTCACCGCGGGACTCTCGCGCACGGGGGCGCGCGAGATCCACCGCGGCGCCGGGGGCTCGCCCATGCTGACCCGGGCGATCCTGCTCGCGCTGGTGGAGGCAGCCGCCGCGCCCGGGGCGGAGCGCGACCCGCACGTCATCGCGCTCCATCTGCTCGACGAGCTCGTCACCGAGAGCGGCCTGCCGGAGGCGGTGCGGGAGTGGGCGGTGCGCGTATCGGTCGTCGACGAGCTGACCCCCGCGCTGGCGGAGCTGCTGGTCCCCGGCGGCGACCACTCCGCATCCTTCGACCGCCTCGAACTCGCCGGGTTCGGGGTGTGGAACGAATCCGGCACCCGATTCCAGCTGACCACGGCCGTGCGCGAGGTCTTCCGCGCTCGCCTGGCGGACACCCCGGAGCTCGGGCGGGCGCTCCGCGTCGTCGCCGCCCGGTGGGCGCTGGCCGAAGGAGACGCGCTGGCCGCGCTGGAGAGCGCGCTGGAGGCCGACGACCTCGCGCTGGCGAGCTCGGTGGCGCTGCAGCACTGGCCGGACCTCGTGGCGCTGCACCACAGTCGCGTCATCGCTCTGGTGACCGCCGTCCCGATGACCGAGCTGCGGCGGTGGCCGCTGCTGAGCATGCTCGTCGCCCTCGCTTACCACTCGACCGGCGTCAATCGGGTCCGCGCGGCGCAGTTCTTCACGCTCTCGGTCGAGGGCTCCCGCGCACAGCGCGACGGCGCGGCGCCCTCCGAGCAGATGCTGCTGTCGGCGCTCGAGAACGCGGCGCTGCGGGTGACCGGCCGTGTCGACGCGGCCGTGCGCGCGGCGGATCGCTCGGAAGACCTCTACTCGACGCTGGCGACGGATACTGCATTCGACGATCTGCGCCGCACGGTCGTGCTGGCGCGCAAGCACAACGCGGTCACGTTCGGCGTCGCCGGACGCACGGAGAAGGCGCTCGAGGTGCTGGCCTCCATCGATGCGACGGGGATGCCGCAGGTCTCGGTACTGACGGTCGCCGCCGCGATCCGGGCACAGTCGGGCGAGCTCGACCATGCGCGGTCGCTGCTTGCGGACGCGCGCACGATCCCGTGGCCGACGGGGTGGACCGAGAGCTACAACGCGGCGCAGTACCGCGTCGCGCGGGCGGTGCTGGCGATGGAGGAGTTCGAGTTCGCGGCGGCCGACGCGCACCTCGCCGCGCTCGACGCGCACTACGACAACATCGAGCACTGGCCCACGATCGTGCGATTGCGCACGGGCATCGATCTGGCTGTCGGCGAGGCGGAGCGGGCGGAGCGACGGCTGCACGAGGCCACGCCGCGGCGTGCTCTGATCGGCCGACACGAGCGGGCCGAACTGGATGCCGTGCAGGGCGACGTGCTGGCGATGCTCGGCCGAGGCCGCGCCGCCGACAGGCTGCTCACCGCCCACGGGCGCACGCCCGTGACCCTGCTGGCGCGCGCCCGCGTCGCGCTCGTCGCGGATGATCCGCACGCCGCCCTCGGCCTGCTGCGCACCCTCGATCGCCCCGGTCGATTGTCGCCGCGGCTCCGCGCCCAGCTGTACCTGGGGCGGGCCGCCGCTGCGACACGACTCGGGCTCGGGACTCCCGCGCAACGGGACTCGGATGCCGCTGTCCAGCTCCTGCTGGCGACCGGAATGCGCCTCCCGCTGCTGTCGCTGCCGCCCGCCGACCGGGACGTCATGATCGCGCGCATCGTGGCACAGGCGCCGGCATTCTCCTGGCCGGCGGACCTGACCGTCGCACCGGTGGGAGATGTCACTAGCGACGGCGGCGGATTGACCGAGCGTGAGCTCGTGGTGCTGCGCGCCGCCTCGGGGGGAGAACCGCTCAGCGCGGTCAGCGAGCGGCTCCACGTCTCGCTGCACACGGTCAAGAGCCAGCTGGGCAGCGTCTATCGCAAGCTCGGCGTGAGGTCCCGCCGGGAGGCCATCGCCGAGGCGGTCGCGCGCGAGCTGCTCTGACCCGGACTCAGTCCTGCGGGAGCAGCCGGATGGTCGCCGTCGCCGAAAGCGCGTCGGTGACGGGATCCACGACCGGTGCTCCGTAGCGGTCGTACTTCGCGTGATAGGCGGCGTCGAGTGCCGCGTGGGTGGCCGCATCCTGCGCGTCGATCACCTCGAACGCGACGTCCCGCTCGATGCCCCCGGCGCTGATGCGGCCTTCGCCGCTCGCGATCGCGCGACGGAACCACGGGTTCGTGCCGCCGTGCGCGGAGCGGACGTAGACGTCGTCGCCCACCCGCACCACCCAGATCGTGATGAAAGGCCGCAACGTGCCGTCGGGGCGGCGCGATGCGATCTCGAGCTCTTCGGCGCGGCCGATGCGGTCGAGGTCCTGCGGGGTCCATTCGGTCATGCCACGACACTACGGACCGGCGCGCCCGGCGACCAGGTACCGGCAGTACCTCCCTGGCCCGCGGCGCGGGGCGTACGGTCGAAGCATGGACAACTCGAGCGAGGTGCGCGACTTCCTCTCCACCCGTCGCGCGCGCATCACCCCCGACCGGGCCGGGCTGCCGGCCTACGGCGGGAACCGCCGTGTCGCCGGTCTCCGCCGTGAAGAGGTGGCGCTGCTGGCCGGCGTCAGCGTCGACTACTACACGCGCCTCGAACGCGGCAATCTGAGCGGAGTGTCCGAGTCCGTGCTGGACGGACTCGCGCGGGCGCTGCAGCTGGATGATGCCGAGACGGCGCACCTGTTCGACCTCGCCCGTGAAGCCAACGCCTCACCGGTCGCGCGTCGACGGCCGAAGCGTGCCGACGGGCTTCGTCCCAGCATCCTGCGCCTGCTCAACGCCATGACGGATGCGCCGGCGCTCGTGCGCAACAACTACTTCGACTACGTCGGCGCCAACCCGCTCGGGCGGGCGCTGTACGCCCCGACCTTCTCGGATCCGCACCCGAACAGTGCGCGATTCGCGTTCCTGAACCCGGCCGCGCAGGAGTTCTACCCCGATTGGGACCGGGTCACGCAGGAGCTCGCCGCGACGCTGCGCGGAGAAGCGGGCCGCAACCCCTACGACAAGCGCCTCACCGACCTCGTCGGCGAGCTGTCCACGCGCAGCGAGCGGTTCCGGACGCTGTGGGCGGCGCACAACGTCCGCTACCACCGCACCGGCGTCAAACGCCTCCACCATCCGATCGTGGGTGACCTCGAGCTGACATACGAGGCCTTCGACCTGCCCGCCGATCCGGGGCTCGCGCTCTCGACCTATACCGCCGAACCCGGCTCCGCCTCGGAGGACGCCCTCCGTCTGCTGGCCAGCTGGGTCGCGAGCCAGGCGCCCGTTCCCGACCCCGCCCCGCAGCCGGCGGGCGACTGACTCAGCCGGCCAGAGCGCGGTGGACGGATGCCACGGCGCTGGAGCCTTCGCCCACGGCAGCGGCGACACGTTTCATCGACCCGCGCCGGACATCGCCGGCGGCGAAGACGCGCGGGGTGGAGGTCTCGAACGGCAGCGGCTCGCGTCCGAGCGCCTGCCATTGGTCGAGCGTCTGCACAGCGACATCGGTGCCCGTGCGCAGGAAGCCCTCCTCGTCGCGATCGAGCGACGCCAGCCACGTGGTCGCGGGTTCGGCGCCGATGAAGCAGAACAACCCTCGGGCGTCGACCTCGCCGACGCTGTCGATCCGCACACGCTCGAGCGCGCTGCCGCCCTCGAGTCCCACGACGCGCGACCCGGTGTGCACTTCGACCCGCGGATCCTCATGAAGCCGATCGACCAGGTACGACGACATCCTCCCGCCGAGATCATCGCCGCGGACCACAAGCCGCACCGGGCAGCCGTTGGCCGCGAGATACAGCGCCGCCTGCCCGGCGGAGTTCGCACCGCCGACCACCACGACCGGCGACTCGCGCACCTGTCGGAGCTCGAGCTGGGTTGCGGCGTAGTAGATGCCGGCACGCTCGAATTCCGTCCAGCGATCCAGGTCGAGTCTCCGATAGGCCGCGCCGGCGGTCACGATCGCGGTGCGGGTGCGAATGAGGCGACCATCGCTGAGCGTGACGTCCAACTCGCGGCCCACCGGGGTCAGGGCGACCGCCTCGCACGGGGCGTACACGCGCACGCCGAACTTGAGCGCCTGCAGCGACGCCTGGCCGATGAGGTCGCTGCCGCTGACGCCGAAGGGAAAGCCGAGGAAATTCTCGATGCGGGATGTCGCGGCTGCCTGTCCACCCGGAGCCACGGCGTCCAGCAGTACGGTGCTCAGCCCTTCCGAGGCGCCGTAGATGGCGGCGGCGAGCCCCGCGGGCCCTCCGCCGATCACGACCAGATCGACGACTTCATCGGCGTGCGCCTGATAGCTGAGGCCGAGACGCTCGGCCACGAGCCCGGGAGTCGCCCGGAGCAGCGGCTCCCCTTGGATGAACGCGACGGGCAGGTCGTCCTGGGTGATGCCGTGCCCGGACAGCGTGCCGAGGTCGCCGGAGTTCATTTCGACAGCGGTGTGCACCAGGTCGAGTCGTTCGGCGAATCGCCGTAACGCGAGGAACTGACTGGAGGAGGCAGGACCGACGAACTTGAGGGTGTAGGCGGCCGGACCGTGGCGCAGGCTCTCGCGGCGCGCCCACAGTGCACGCAGGATCACATCGCACAGTTCGTCGTCCTCGGACATCAAGCGCCGCAGCTCCTGCCGTGTGACGCGGAGCATGCGCCCCGCTTCCGTCACGCGCGCCGAGAGGAAGGCGCCCTGCCCGTTGAGGAGACCGAGCTCGCCGACGAACGACCGCGGACCCATGTGCGCGAGCACGGCTTCGTCGAACCATCCCAGCGAGTCGCGGACGACCTCGACCGCACCGGTCTCGATCAGGATCAGGTCGTAGTCGGCATCCCCGGAGCGGAACACGTAGTCGCCGACCGCGACATCCTGCGGCGTGCCGAACGCGGTGAGCCGCGTCCACTGCGCGTCCGTGAGGAGGGGCATCTGCACCAGATCTGCCGTCATGATCCGAGGCTAGTCACGCACGGTCGCGGGGTCGATGGGGGTGGCCGGCGCGACGATGGCGTTCGACGCCCGATAGACTGGAACCCTGCTCGACCACGTCGGTCGAGGTGGTCGCACGCCCCGCGCGTGGCGATCCGAGGCTCGAAACCTCCGGCATCCGTCAAAAGAACCCGGAGGTTTCTTCATGTCTACAGCCATGTCTTCCCGCACTCGCTGGTGGGCCCTGTTCGTCCTCTCGCTGACCCAACTGGTGGTCGTGCTCGACGGCACGATCGTCAACATCGCACTGCCGCAGGCGCAGGCCGACCTCGGCCTCACCGACGGCCAGCGGCAATGGGTCATCACGGCCTACGCGCTCGCGTTCGGCGCGCTCCTGCTCCTCGGCGGCCGGATCG
This region includes:
- a CDS encoding LuxR C-terminal-related transcriptional regulator, whose product is MSDTTAPPGASARGTTSPRVMAHLIPRPRLEQVLDRGAPVTVLRGASGSGKTSLLTQWAARQPAPVWIRVVGSTASRPAFWRAVFLRLAEEPYLEPAAIEALETVRAALEESGDVRSLLRDAVERLTLPLILIVDDGERIADAAVFDDLAAMAAASAHLRIVVASRVRTRLESAPVRVRVDVAVITPAVLRFTESETEAATVTAGLSRTGAREIHRGAGGSPMLTRAILLALVEAAAAPGAERDPHVIALHLLDELVTESGLPEAVREWAVRVSVVDELTPALAELLVPGGDHSASFDRLELAGFGVWNESGTRFQLTTAVREVFRARLADTPELGRALRVVAARWALAEGDALAALESALEADDLALASSVALQHWPDLVALHHSRVIALVTAVPMTELRRWPLLSMLVALAYHSTGVNRVRAAQFFTLSVEGSRAQRDGAAPSEQMLLSALENAALRVTGRVDAAVRAADRSEDLYSTLATDTAFDDLRRTVVLARKHNAVTFGVAGRTEKALEVLASIDATGMPQVSVLTVAAAIRAQSGELDHARSLLADARTIPWPTGWTESYNAAQYRVARAVLAMEEFEFAAADAHLAALDAHYDNIEHWPTIVRLRTGIDLAVGEAERAERRLHEATPRRALIGRHERAELDAVQGDVLAMLGRGRAADRLLTAHGRTPVTLLARARVALVADDPHAALGLLRTLDRPGRLSPRLRAQLYLGRAAAATRLGLGTPAQRDSDAAVQLLLATGMRLPLLSLPPADRDVMIARIVAQAPAFSWPADLTVAPVGDVTSDGGGLTERELVVLRAASGGEPLSAVSERLHVSLHTVKSQLGSVYRKLGVRSRREAIAEAVARELL
- a CDS encoding DUF2255 family protein, which encodes MTEWTPQDLDRIGRAEELEIASRRPDGTLRPFITIWVVRVGDDVYVRSAHGGTNPWFRRAIASGEGRISAGGIERDVAFEVIDAQDAATHAALDAAYHAKYDRYGAPVVDPVTDALSATATIRLLPQD
- a CDS encoding helix-turn-helix transcriptional regulator: MDNSSEVRDFLSTRRARITPDRAGLPAYGGNRRVAGLRREEVALLAGVSVDYYTRLERGNLSGVSESVLDGLARALQLDDAETAHLFDLAREANASPVARRRPKRADGLRPSILRLLNAMTDAPALVRNNYFDYVGANPLGRALYAPTFSDPHPNSARFAFLNPAAQEFYPDWDRVTQELAATLRGEAGRNPYDKRLTDLVGELSTRSERFRTLWAAHNVRYHRTGVKRLHHPIVGDLELTYEAFDLPADPGLALSTYTAEPGSASEDALRLLASWVASQAPVPDPAPQPAGD
- a CDS encoding FAD-dependent oxidoreductase translates to MTADLVQMPLLTDAQWTRLTAFGTPQDVAVGDYVFRSGDADYDLILIETGAVEVVRDSLGWFDEAVLAHMGPRSFVGELGLLNGQGAFLSARVTEAGRMLRVTRQELRRLMSEDDELCDVILRALWARRESLRHGPAAYTLKFVGPASSSQFLALRRFAERLDLVHTAVEMNSGDLGTLSGHGITQDDLPVAFIQGEPLLRATPGLVAERLGLSYQAHADEVVDLVVIGGGPAGLAAAIYGASEGLSTVLLDAVAPGGQAAATSRIENFLGFPFGVSGSDLIGQASLQALKFGVRVYAPCEAVALTPVGRELDVTLSDGRLIRTRTAIVTAGAAYRRLDLDRWTEFERAGIYYAATQLELRQVRESPVVVVGGANSAGQAALYLAANGCPVRLVVRGDDLGGRMSSYLVDRLHEDPRVEVHTGSRVVGLEGGSALERVRIDSVGEVDARGLFCFIGAEPATTWLASLDRDEEGFLRTGTDVAVQTLDQWQALGREPLPFETSTPRVFAAGDVRRGSMKRVAAAVGEGSSAVASVHRALAG